A region of the Bombus pyrosoma isolate SC7728 linkage group LG15, ASM1482585v1, whole genome shotgun sequence genome:
TAACAGAATTCtaacaaatattctttacaTGGACGACAGTCGTTCGTCGCTAGGTGTTTTGCTCCTCGACAGATACTTCGATTTCAATTTGTGCTTCGAGTTCTTCCTGTTCTTATTCTCGCGGTTCATCGTTGAATTCGATTTGCTGCGACTGACTGAATTTACAAGGTTATCCTGTTTCGAGTGTACAGGTTTTTTCGACGGATTACTGTTTTTTGACGAATTATTGTTCTTTGACGAATTGTTGTTCTTTGACGGATTATTCTTCGACTTGGACGGATTCCATCTGGTGCTCTGTGACATGGGATCTTTCTTGAAACAGCAACGATGAGTTCGATATTGCCACCTGTCGAACACGCGTACATTAACCAGAGAAGCAAGAAGCGAAAAAgcttatgatattttatttaccataATGCGCAAGTTGTGACAGTGGAGCTGAacataaagaaacaatttaatacTGTCAGTACAATCAGTGGTTCCAACATGATAGGGACTCGGAATCGAGTTTGAGAATTTTTAACAACGCCAATGACGATGATGATTGAGACGAATCGTGAATTTGGAAACAGCCGTCGATCGAAACACACTGAAGTTGCAGATTCTGCTTGCttcgaaaataaatgacgAACGATAAGCTCGATGTGACGATATGAACAGGCACCTTTTTGATTCAGCTTCGACACGCATTAATACCAtgagaataattttctcatctttgttgaattagaaatttgaaattttcgtgcACCGATAGCGTAAGATCGTCGAAACTGAAGCTTTCGGATGTAGACCGTGTCTTTACTTCCAGTTAACTTCTATCAATTTTACCTTAGCATCTCAACGCAAATTTCCTACGATTCCATTCCACTCCAAAATTCCGCCTTACGATCAAAACTCattgaacaaaaattgaacgatatcTTGTTCTAAAAGATCTCTACATCCGTCTAAAAATCTCAACCTTAATAACCACATCAGATTCACCCCAAGACAACCAGCCGTCTCTCTGACGAACTGTCAGTGTTAAACTCGTTCCAAGAGCAGCAGCTCAATTTGTCCCAGATTCTCGTACACGTTGACTGCATATCTCGCACAGTCCCGGATAGGTAATGGTCCCGGAAGAGGGGAAGCCAAGTGAGAAATCCGTGCAGGAAGCGTGTACAGATTACAGTAGCTGTCGACAGGGGTAGCAAACGAGTGATCCAACCCCGCAGTGATGCGATCCTCTTCTCTGTGGGGGTCCTCCAGCCATTTCTTTCGTCAAGACCAAGCACAATGGCCGCGGTAACCGCAATATAAAAACGAAATCTATGCATCCCTGTAGAGACGCATCTGTGCGACGAGATCTATAATGATGATATTACGTTTCATGAATGACTGGATGTCGGTGACTTTTCGTTGCGGTTCCGAATGAAATAGGCGCGGACCACCCCAGGAGAAATCACACGTTTTCCACTACCTGCCATGAGTGCATTTAGCTGTCTATTATGAGTCCtgcatatatattatttatttattctcgaACGTATTGCGAATTGGAGTTTACGGGTGGCAGGGAGATATCGATAGGGGAGGTTTAGCTTGAATTTGAGAGAAAATTGAAGGGAAATTGTATCATCAGGTGGGAATAGAGACTGTAGTGAATGATCGACGATGGGTATAGTAACGAAGGAAATACGTCGAATTATGTACAAATTacgagaaataattaaaagaataaatatattttttttaataatatcaggAACGCTGTTATTTTTCAGCACGACTAGCCGTGTGAAAATCCTCGATTATAACATTCCATGAAATATTACCAGTCTTTGACGTCGAACGTGTTTTCTAGAAGAAGTGAAGATTCTTTTCTATCCGTAGAAGCGATTCGTCCTACGTATAATATCTTGGTCACTTGTCGTTCCATTCATCGGTGACCACACAGACCTTTCTTTGCCACCGATTCCCGCTGGAAAAGACGTATACTTTTCCATCACCGTGATCGTACGTGTCACGCTATTTTCCGTACATCGAGAGCGTCGTTCTTCTCGTAGCCCGTCTAATTTATCGACCAAAGCTTTTGTTAGACCGATAGACCACACAGAGAGATCGACACTTTTATGAACTTCCACGACGATCGCGATTGTAAAGCCTCCGTCACTCTTATTTTTCACTCCTCCGCACTTTCTCGTTTAATTCTCTTCGCGCGAATCACCAAAGGCTGATCTACCGTTTAGAATTGTTCATTTTTACAGGAACACACAAGTTGGAATAAAATGTATCGGAAATGTTAAAATAGGATTGCGATAGATATATTCTTCGAAACTAACGTTCGAGCTTAATCTCTTAATCTTCGTAATCTCGTTTTATGTCTCTGTTAGGAagacttttaatatttcaagaagaACAATGCtattttctcttatattttCGCCGAATTTAACTTTCTTTCTGACGATCGTAGAACATGATACGGTCGAAAATAGACAGTGGAAAGCTATTTCGAATAAAGATATTCACAGTCATTAGGAAACTAGTTAATTATCGCATCGGGAGTATTTCAATACGTAAGAAATTTATGGGAGATccattgaaacaattttcagaGGCCTGAAATAGCCTTCAGACGCACTGTCTTAGATCAGGTATATTCCGTGGAAGTTTATCTTCAGATGGAACCCACAAATGGCGATCGCGTCTTTATCGGAGCGTGGCCGCTTTAATCCTTGGCTActgatttattttcacaaGGAATAGCTCCTCCCTGAAAACCACTTGACAGTTGATTTGTCGACGTCGGCTATTTGTTCGGTTGACATATAATTACCAGTAAAACGTCAGGTATGGTTGTACAATCCTATTGTGTCCCAACTTGCAGCATCACAAAAGCTACAGCATCTAATTGTTAACAGTTTGGCTGGAAAACAACCCTTATTTACGTTCTCTGAGATCAAGGCACAACGAATTTGGTGTCCTGTTAGAACAGTTACCATCCTGAAGAACATCTTCTTCTACTAAGTTACTCTCTAGAAGTTTAGCACAACCACGTTTCCACCTAGACACTGGTCCGGAGGGCTCAGAGAAGCCACGGATTCTTCTCGGTTTCCCTCGTTTTTTCATCATAACGTCGAATCGACCCCGAAAAATCTTCGAACCGATTCTCACGATTGAAAAAGTCGGGAGTCAGGTGCTCGTCTGAATGGACCTCGACTTGGACGCCATTCACTCTTTTTCCAGGCAGCAGGAATAGCCACCCGCCCACCAGAGCCCCGTTTCTAGTGTCagagaattaagaaaaaaatacggGGACTCGCAGACAATGGAGAACACCGAATGAAGACGATATTTCAGCGTAACATCGTGGATATTATGGGAAGGATATTCcattcgatgaaaaatgaaacgatccACGTTGCTCCTAAAGAACGATTATGGGCGTAACTGAAGGATCTTCTGTCGATTCTTTGAGCATAGGTAGCTGCTACGATATagaggaattttaatttaaagcaTCGAGCGACGAATTGATAAAATCAAGAGAAAGATTTGCCTTTTGATTGATCTCTATCCACAGCTTGCTCGAGCTAAAGGTTTACTTGAACTTgaactttaaaaattcttagCGTTCTTTCGAAAACTAGTTACTATCTTCTTTTGATGTTAGAACAATTCTTAGTGCTGTCTAATATTAGAGCAATAGTTTTTCGTACAATCTTcttaaagttagaaaaattattccatgtaGTATCTCGAAGGTCTAAAGATTTATTTGTACATGTTACAA
Encoded here:
- the LOC122575656 gene encoding BEACH domain-containing protein lvsF-like — protein: MLEPLIVLTVLNCFFMFSSTVTTCALWWQYRTHRCCFKKDPMSQSTRWNPSKSKNNPSKNNNSSKNNNSSKNSNPSKKPVHSKQDNLVNSVSRSKSNSTMNRENKNRKNSKHKLKSKYLSRSKTPSDERLSSMEMIGNWELEDRARMSEASQTTNDPKSAVVMEYSTVQKIVQILDNDADLIATKMAMKDLNAKQNVEEKKVPISNLMESQFDHQSISEYTPQEQYN